A stretch of Trichomycterus rosablanca isolate fTriRos1 chromosome 8, fTriRos1.hap1, whole genome shotgun sequence DNA encodes these proteins:
- the LOC134319689 gene encoding uncharacterized protein LOC134319689 produces YDKPVKRLGKVFNSSLRDSGALQQTKADLTAWLAAIDKSGLPGKFKTWIYQHGVLPRLLWPLLVYEVPITMVETLERTISQFLRRWMGLPRSLSSIALYGHSTMVQLPISGLSEEFMVTRSRELMMYRDSADKKVATAGIQVKTGRKWKAHEAIDRAEARLQHNILVGNTAVGRAGLGSFSKPRYDKAGRMERRQMVQDEIRVEVEENRRIKMVAMYQQGAWTRWEHAEKRKITWPELWRLEPQHLKFLILSVYDVLPSPTNLQRWGMADTAACQLCERRATLEHILSCCPKALGEGRYRWRHDQVLRALADTLSIAISNCRYQPPRKKLITFVRAGEQAQHQPGSSGGLLTTARDWELQVDLGKQLKFPEHILATALRPDVVLTSESTKQVVLVELTVPWEDRVEEANERKRAKYSELVVECRSKGWKARCEPVEVGCRGFAGQSLPRTLKLLGVKGQLCRKAIRNIIEAAEKASRWLWIRRGDPWSSMPLGHKLGADHPRLGRPSEGV; encoded by the coding sequence tatgacaaaCCTGTGAAGCGCCTGGGCAAGGTCTTTAACAGCTCCTTGAGGGACTCCGGTGCACTCCAGCAAACTAAggctgacctgactgcatggctTGCAGCTATAGACAAGTCGGGGCTGCCAGGGAAATTCAAAACCTGGATTTACCAACATGGAGTCCTGCCAAGACTCCTTTGGCCTTTGCTTGTCTATGAGGTGCCCATAACAATGGTGGAGACGTTGGAAAGAACCATCAGCCAGTTTCTTCGCAGGTGGATGGGGCTTCCCCGATCCCTTAGCAGCATCGCGTTGTATGGCCATTCCACAATGGTGCAGCTTCCAATCAGCGGCTTGTCAGAGGAGTTTATGGTCACACGTTCCAGGGAGCTGATGATGTACAGGGACTCCGCTGACAAAAAAGTCGCCACCGCAGGAATCCAAGTGAAAACGGGGAGGAAGTGGAAGGCCCACGAAGCCATTGACAGAGCTGAGGCACGGCTGCAGCACAACATCTTGGTGGGTAACACAGCAGTGGGTCGGGCTGGGCTTGGTAGCTTCTCTAAACCTCGCTACGATAAAGCTGGAAGAATGGAGAGACGTCAAATGGTACAGGATGAGATCCGAGTAGAAGTGGAGGAAAATCGGCGGATCAAGATGGTGGCTATGTACCAACAAGGCGCCTGGACAAGGTGGGAACACGCCGAAAAGCGGAAAATTACCTGGCCAGAGCTCTGGAGACTGGAGCCCCAGCACCTCAAGTTTCTCATCCTATCCGTGTATGACGTTCTTCCAAGCCCAACCAATTTGCAGCGCTGGGGTATGGCAGACACCGCGGCATGCCAGTTATGTGAGAGGAGAGCCACGCTAGAGCATATCCTCAGTTGCTGCCCGAAGGCCTTGGGGGAAGGGCGTTATCGCTGGCGACATGACCAGGTCCTTAGGGCTCTGGCAGATACGCTCAGCATAGCAATCTCCAACTGCAGATACCAGCCCCCCCGAAAGAAGCTCATTACCTTCGTCAGAGCTGGAGAGCAGGCACAACATCAGCCAGGTTCCTCTGGAGGGCTTCTCACCACAGCACGAGACTGGGAACTCCAAGTCGACCTGGGGAAACAGCTTAAGTTCCCAGAGCACATCTTGGCCACTGCACTCCGCCCAGACGTGGTGTTGACATCGGAGTCAACAAAGCAAGTGGTCCTGGTGGAGCTGACTGTTCCCTGGGAAGACAGAGTTGAGGAGGCCAATGAACGTAAGAGGGCCAAATACTCTGAGTTAGTGGTTGAGTGTCGGAGCAAAGGCTGGAAAGCCCGATGCGAACCAGTCGAGGTGGGGTGCAGGGGTTTTGCTGGCCAGTCTCTACCCCGCACCTTGAAGCTCCTTGGAGTTAAGGGTCAGCTGTGCAGAAAAGCCATTAGGAACATCATAGAGGCTGCGGAGAAAGCCTCAAGATGGCTATGGATCCGGAGGGGGGACCCTTGGAGTAGCATGCCACTTGGACACAAGTTGGGGGCTGATCACCCCCGGCTGGGTCGCCCGAGCGAGGGTGTTTGA